CGGATAAATTCGGGGCTATATCCCGTATCCACCATTACATACCCCACGTTGGGCAGGTGGAGCAAGGCCCAAACCGCATAAAACGAGGTCTTACCACGTCCTGTTTTGGGATTGGCCACCGCTGCATGGGCAACACAATACCCCGATGCAAAAAAGTCGAGGCTCAGGTCTGGGTTTTGTGCCATGCTACATACTCGTCTATGCCTTCAAATGTGTTCATCACTGGTTGGTATTGGAGGCGTTCTTGTGCTTTGGAGATGTCTAAGGTCAGGTTCACAAAGAGAATCCCCACACCATAACGTGTTAAGGTCGGTTCTTTATGCGGATGGAAGGTTTTGGCGATGTTTTCCAATAAACTACCAGCAAAAAGCGCCACGCCTTTTGGGATTTTGCGGCTTGGTGGCTGTAAGCCCAATTGGGTTAAGGCATACTTCAAGGCTTCCCAAAAGTTTTGGGGTTGGCCATCGGTAATATTGTAGGCTTCTCCATAGGCTTCAGCGTCAGCCCGTAGGCAGCACGCAATGGCTTCAATTACATTACGGGCACTGGTTAGGTCACAAATATTTTCGCCATCACCAATTATTTTAAGCCGCCCTTTATGATAGGCTTCCAAAACACGTGGCAAAATCACGGTATCTTCGGCGCCAATAATGGCACGGGGGCGCAAGGCAATTGTTTCAATGCCTTTTCCGTTCATCTCCAATACGATTTGCTCTGCCTTCAGTTTGGTCTTGGCATAGGCATTGACCATCTTGGCGGGCAAAGGATCGGATTCCTTCACGCCAAAACGGTCGGTAAAATCGAAATAAATGCTGGGAGTGGAAATGAAAATAAAACGCTGCACCCCGTTTTTTAAGCTGGCCTTGAGCAAGGTCTCGGTGGCGACAATATTGGCTTGATGAAAGGCTTCATAGGCTCCAAATGGTGCGGAAAGCGCGGCACAATGTACCACAGCCGCTGCATTGTGGGTCAGTTGGTCACAAAAAACCGCATCGGTTAGGTCACCTGCCAAAAAGTGACAGCCTGCGGCCATGAGTTCTTCGGCGCGATGTGTCCTTCTTGAAGTGGCCAGAACGTTGTATTCGGGCAGGTTGGCCGCAAAGTGCTTTGCCACTCGTCCGCCCAGAAATCCCGCAGCCCCTGTAATCACCATGTTTTGGGTCATCTTAGTACCAAGTCTAAGGATCAAAAAGTTTTCGTAACGCTACGAAAATTTGTACTTCCATAAACTAAGGCAAGGGCTTAAATCCCCCAAGTTTTCCTTGTCTATATTTTACCTGACCTCTAAATGATTTTACCTGACCTCTAAATGATTTTACCTGACCTCTAAATGATTTTACCTGACCTCTAAATGATTTTACCTGACCTCTAAATGATTTTACCTGACCTCTAAATGTCTATTGACGTTGCCTACGATGCCGAGTTTTTTAAGGCGACCAAAAAACAAGCTAAGATTGTGGAGGCGCGCTTGTGATGGTGTAATGGAAAAAAGGCTAATTAGAAGAGGCTAATTTATTCAATACCCATAGCTTAATGGTTTTAAGTCACGTTCGCATTAAGGGCAAATGAGATTAAAAGATTGGCTTTAAGAGGGTGTAGAAACTTGTACGCCTGCTTCGCGGAGGTAGGTCACAATGCTCTCGGCGATAACCTCGGCGGTTTTGTTTTGTCCCATTTCGGAATTGATGAAAAGGGCGTCGAACATATTCGTGAGGGAAGCCATCTGAATGGTCACTGCTGGAACTTCGCTAAACCAAGAACTTCGGTCTAAGGCTGCACTTGGGATGTCTCTTTCCGGTGATAGGTCATTGGCCTGCATCATGTCCTTCAGGGATGCTCTAAGGTTTTTATCCAGAATATAGGCGGCTTTTTGGCTTAGACCTACAAGTCCCTGAGAGGCTGCCTTCTCGGACTTAAATCGGTCTGCATAAAAAACAGTAAAACCACTTCCTACACCAGAGTTCACATCTAACCGCACCAATAAGTGGGCTTGGTTGCGGTTTGCAATCGCTGCTCGCTCTGCTGGAGAGACGATATCATCCATATCATTGCGTGAAAGCAACACCGAGACCTTGTAACGGTCGTTCAAAATTTCAGATACACGGCGTGCTATTTCCCAATTGGTCTTGAGCGGAAAGGTGTCGTTGATGACCTGCCGCCCGTCGTTGTCCTTGAGAGGGTAATTGGGATCTAAGACTACTTGAATGGGTTGTTTGGGTTGTAAAAACGTAAGTAACGTTTCTGCATAGTAGAATGAGCCGCCGATGAGAAGAAATATGCTAAAGACAATAATCCAACGAGACCAACGCGGTGACGTTACCAGATCTGCATTGTCGGTAATTGTCCGGTGAGAAACAGCCATTTTTACTTGTTTCAGGTGGTGGAGGTAAGAACTATACTAAACCTTACGTCTTTATTTTTTGTTTCTTAGCCAGCTAAGACCGGAAAGGAGCATTATACTTGTTCCTACAATGGTTCCAGAAATAGATGTGGGAAAGCCTGTAACAGCGCCGGCCATTATTGCTTTCAGTAAACTGGTGCGCTTAGGGTCTCCTTCTCGTTTATACTGGAAATAAAAAACGCCCAAAGCAGCCCCCAAAAAGCCGATTGTCATGCTTAAGGGTAAACTAAGCCCCAAGGAAAAGAACTCGCTTCCGAAGAGGAGGTTGTCTAATAATAAGATCAAACCGCCACTAAATGGGCTTAGGTAGTTCTTTTTTACCGAAGGGGTAGAGGTCGGAGTGTCCAGTTTTTGTGGAGATGGTACTGCTTCTATATGTTTAGGGTGCTGTGTATTCGCCATTGTTCATTTTGTCTAATTCTTTTACAAAAAACTGACGGGTTTTTTCGGTCAATTCGTTTACATGTTTCGCCTCTAAACCAGCGGTCGGGATAGGAGGGTAGCATTTCAGAATAATTTCACCAGCATGAAGACGGTTGAAGTTCAGACGGTTACTATAAGTTGAACTTAACACGGGAACGAGAGGAACCTGTGCCTCTATGGCTGTGAAAAAAGCACCTTTCTTAAAAGCCCCTAAGCCTCGTCCACGGCTTCGGGTTCCTTCTGGAAACATGGCTAAGGAGATGTTACGGTCTTGGATTTGTTGTGCCGCTTGCCCCATGCGCGAGGTGGACTTGGAGCGGTTTTGGCGGTTGAGGATAACATTGCCGGCCAACCAATAGACCAAACCGAAAATTGGAATATAGATGATCTCTTTTTTCCCAACCGAGACCGTCCGCTTGGGGACAAAGGAACCCCATAAAAACATGTCCCAGTTGGATTGGTGGTTGCCGATAATGATGTTGGGCTGTTGCTGGGTAATGTATTCAGGATTAATCATGCGCACGCGAATGCCCAAGATACGTTTAAAGCCGTTTCCTAAAAGGCGTGCAAGAACATAGGTGTTTTCAGGATTTACGGGGCGAAAGAGGCAATAAAAAATCCCCAGAAACGACACGATTGCGCTATAAAGCCCAAAAACAACCAAACGCGGGTACTTTAGCATAAGGAAATTAGCATAAGGAAAAAGGTTGAGGGATAACGCCTTATTTTGTCAAGGCATCTAGTTGCTGCATGAGGTCTGGCGTCAGTTTAGGTAATACATCTAAGGCCCGAAGATTCTCGGTTAGTTGGCCTACCCGCGAAGCACCCAGAATTACGGTGCTTACATTTGGGTTCTTGAGACACCACGCAATGGACAAATGGCTCATGGGTATGCCGGCTTCGTTGGCCAATTTCTCGATGGCAATGGTTTTGTTCAAATTGTTTTGCTGCATCATCAAATCGCGCAACCACCCCAAGTCTTTGTTTGTAACGCGAGCATCTTCTGGAATGCCGTTGTTGTATTTTCCGGTAAGGAGGCCAGAAGCCAAGGGAGACCAAATGGTCGTGCCCATCTTATAGGTTTGGAAAAGGTGGGCGTACTCTTGCTCCATGCGTTTGCGAGACAAGAGGTTGTATTGGGGCTGCTCCATCACCGGAGCGATCAAGTGGTCGCGGGCAGCCACAAGATGCGCCTCCATAATCAGGTCTGCGGGCCATTCAGAGGTGCCCCAGTAAAGAATTTTGCCCTGCTGGATGAGGTGGGTCATCGTCCATACAATTTCCTCCATAGGCGTCTCTGGGTCTGGCCGATGGCAGAAATAGAGGTCTAAATAATCCACTTGTAGGCGTTTGAGGGCTGCATGGCAGGCTTCGACCAAGTGCTTCCGGCTGAGTCCGGTTTGGTTGGGCAATTTACCACCATCTCCAAAAAACACCTTGCTGGAGACCATATATGAAGAACGATCCCAGTTTTGGTTGTGGAGGATGCGTCCCATAACCCGTTCCGAGTTTCCATTTGCATAGCCTTCTGCATTGTCAAAAAAATTCACGCCGGCTTCATAGGCATGAACCATAAGGGCTTCTGCCACATCATCCGAGATTTGATTGCCAAAGGTGAGCCATGAGCCAAGGGAAAGGGCACTTACTTTTAGGCCCGATTTGCCGAGTTTGCGGTATTCCATATGGTATATAAAAGTGTGTTAAGTGCAAAAAATATAAAGGTATAAGTAATTGGAAAGTCAACAAAAATGAAGAACCAACGCTTTAAATAGCATCAGGGGCCTCTTTTAGGTAGTGGTCAATTCTGGTTTCGATCTCGTTTTTCAACCAAGCATCTGTTACAGGAACATAAAAGGGGATTTTTGCCGTTATTTTTAATTTTTGCGCATCAAAGACCACAGTTCCATCAATACCCATTTTGTTAAAATGCACAGTATCGCCTTTCCAAGTAGTGGTCAGTTCCAACTCCGCCGATAGTTTGTGAATCACATATTGCATTTTTTTGCGCATTTGCTCCAAGGTATAAGAATGGGAGCGCTCAATGACGATTGCCATAGGGAAAAGGTTTTGGTTAGGGGAATTGGTGAATATACGGACACAAAGACGAATTACCTGCTTGACATAAGGGGAATTTTAGCCGAACGTAATAAAGTATTGCAATACTCCTGTAATAAACCCTAATATACCACCAATCATGATGAGTTTGGTTTCGTCTTCTTGAAAGGCTGGCCGGAGGAAATCTTGGAACGAGGTGGAAGAAAGTTCTTTTACACGGGTAGAAAGCATGTTTTTGAGCAAATTGGCTTCTTGGCGCTTAAACTCGGTATCCCCCAAGGCAGAGGCCGTAAGCGAAATCACACGGTCGGATGCGGCTTCTTTCATATGGATATAATGTTCCAAGCCCACGACCCATTGGACGACGGGCTTGGCAATTCCGGCGACGTCATCCACTATATTCCGGATGTAGGTTCGGATGATAATTTGCGTTCGATCGGATTTTGGGCCATAGAGTAGGTTCTGGATTACATTTTCGACGGTCAGAATATCGTTTGCAATAATCTCAGACCATGTGACGGCGACCGAGGGCTGTCTCTTGAGGAAAAGCCCTTGTAGGACATAAGACCCAATCTGAATGGGGTTTAGCGGCTGGAATATAATCCGTAGGGCTACCCAGTTGGTCGCAAATCCTACGAAAATACCCCAAACGGGCAGTTGCCACCAAGCTGGATAGAGCCACCAAGCCAGCATTTGTAACAAACCAAAGAAGAAGCCAAGTACGGCTCCTGAATAGATGATAAAGTCGAATTCTTTTTGACCACAGGAGAGAAAAATCCGATTAATAATCGAACGGTCTTTTAAAACCTGATGCAGAACCAAGTGATGGACGTCCAATATTTGTTCTACATTCAAAGAGATGTCTTGCATCATCCGATGGACGGTAGCGGGAAGTTGCAGGCGTACTTCCTCAATAATGCGGTTTTTCGCTACTTCAGGCAGCACTTCCCAGACAGTTGGGTTTTCACGTAGGATGATTTCTTCGATATAGAAAGGCAGTTGGCGATCAATGATGGTGGCGATATGTGCTGCAATTTTATCGGGATCCATTGCATTGAACAGTTC
The nucleotide sequence above comes from Rhodothermia bacterium. Encoded proteins:
- a CDS encoding NAD-dependent epimerase/dehydratase family protein; the protein is MTQNMVITGAAGFLGGRVAKHFAANLPEYNVLATSRRTHRAEELMAAGCHFLAGDLTDAVFCDQLTHNAAAVVHCAALSAPFGAYEAFHQANIVATETLLKASLKNGVQRFIFISTPSIYFDFTDRFGVKESDPLPAKMVNAYAKTKLKAEQIVLEMNGKGIETIALRPRAIIGAEDTVILPRVLEAYHKGRLKIIGDGENICDLTSARNVIEAIACCLRADAEAYGEAYNITDGQPQNFWEALKYALTQLGLQPPSRKIPKGVALFAGSLLENIAKTFHPHKEPTLTRYGVGILFVNLTLDISKAQERLQYQPVMNTFEGIDEYVAWHKTQT
- a CDS encoding polyhydroxyalkanoic acid system family protein — translated: MAIVIERSHSYTLEQMRKKMQYVIHKLSAELELTTTWKGDTVHFNKMGIDGTVVFDAQKLKITAKIPFYVPVTDAWLKNEIETRIDHYLKEAPDAI
- a CDS encoding 1-acylglycerol-3-phosphate O-acyltransferase → MLKYPRLVVFGLYSAIVSFLGIFYCLFRPVNPENTYVLARLLGNGFKRILGIRVRMINPEYITQQQPNIIIGNHQSNWDMFLWGSFVPKRTVSVGKKEIIYIPIFGLVYWLAGNVILNRQNRSKSTSRMGQAAQQIQDRNISLAMFPEGTRSRGRGLGAFKKGAFFTAIEAQVPLVPVLSSTYSNRLNFNRLHAGEIILKCYPPIPTAGLEAKHVNELTEKTRQFFVKELDKMNNGEYTAP
- a CDS encoding aldo/keto reductase, with translation MEYRKLGKSGLKVSALSLGSWLTFGNQISDDVAEALMVHAYEAGVNFFDNAEGYANGNSERVMGRILHNQNWDRSSYMVSSKVFFGDGGKLPNQTGLSRKHLVEACHAALKRLQVDYLDLYFCHRPDPETPMEEIVWTMTHLIQQGKILYWGTSEWPADLIMEAHLVAARDHLIAPVMEQPQYNLLSRKRMEQEYAHLFQTYKMGTTIWSPLASGLLTGKYNNGIPEDARVTNKDLGWLRDLMMQQNNLNKTIAIEKLANEAGIPMSHLSIAWCLKNPNVSTVILGASRVGQLTENLRALDVLPKLTPDLMQQLDALTK
- a CDS encoding N-acetylmuramoyl-L-alanine amidase, which encodes MAVSHRTITDNADLVTSPRWSRWIIVFSIFLLIGGSFYYAETLLTFLQPKQPIQVVLDPNYPLKDNDGRQVINDTFPLKTNWEIARRVSEILNDRYKVSVLLSRNDMDDIVSPAERAAIANRNQAHLLVRLDVNSGVGSGFTVFYADRFKSEKAASQGLVGLSQKAAYILDKNLRASLKDMMQANDLSPERDIPSAALDRSSWFSEVPAVTIQMASLTNMFDALFINSEMGQNKTAEVIAESIVTYLREAGVQVSTPS